Proteins from a single region of Nocardiopsis dassonvillei subsp. dassonvillei DSM 43111:
- the cmk gene encoding (d)CMP kinase, whose product MSAQDSTEGIVIAIDGPSGSGKSSTSRGVARARELRYLDTGAMYRALTWWMLSQGVNVNDADAVTALVDTPVITMGTDPDAPSVAVDGRDVAAEIRGREVTTNVSAVSAVPAARERLVRTQREIIAAARAESAGIVVEGRDITTVVAPDAPVKLFLTASPEARAQRRSKEVRSADVAATQADLARRDALDSSRAHSPLRQTEDATELDTSGLTLDEVVALVVKLADEARDH is encoded by the coding sequence GTGAGCGCGCAGGACAGCACCGAGGGCATCGTCATCGCGATCGACGGTCCCTCCGGGTCGGGCAAGTCGAGCACCTCCCGGGGCGTGGCCAGGGCGCGGGAGCTGCGGTACCTCGACACCGGCGCGATGTACCGCGCGCTGACCTGGTGGATGCTCTCCCAGGGTGTGAACGTCAACGACGCCGACGCCGTGACCGCCCTCGTCGACACCCCCGTCATCACCATGGGCACCGACCCCGACGCGCCCTCCGTGGCGGTGGACGGCCGCGACGTGGCCGCCGAGATCCGCGGCAGGGAGGTCACCACCAACGTCAGCGCGGTCTCGGCCGTGCCCGCGGCGCGCGAGCGCCTCGTGCGCACCCAGCGCGAGATCATCGCCGCCGCCAGGGCCGAGAGCGCGGGCATCGTGGTCGAGGGACGCGACATCACGACCGTCGTCGCCCCCGACGCCCCGGTCAAGCTCTTCCTGACCGCCAGCCCCGAGGCCCGCGCCCAGCGCCGCAGCAAGGAGGTCCGCAGCGCCGACGTCGCCGCCACCCAGGCCGACCTGGCCCGGCGCGACGCGCTGGACTCCAGCCGGGCGCACTCGCCCCTGCGCCAGACCGAGGACGCCACCGAACTCGACACCAGCGGGCTGACCCTGGACGAGGTCGTCGCCCTGGTGGTCAAGCTGGCCGACGAGGCCCGCGACCACTGA
- the der gene encoding ribosome biogenesis GTPase Der has protein sequence MRGGSSPWPVHGRRRRPRRSARPGTPGRVGPSHPRGTHPGRAGTQNREQYMSDFDISDVVHGGADAEEPATLPVVAVVGRPNVGKSSLVNRIIGRREAVVEDVPGVTRDRVAYDAEWQNTRFTLVDTGGWETSVSGLAAMVARQAEYAAQTADVILFVVDATVGVTDADAAVTRVLRSTKRPVVLAANKVDGSMQEADALDLWQLGVGQPFPISALHGRGTGDLLDALVAEFPEQPLGEEDDGEDGPPRIALLGRPNVGKSSLLNRLAGEDRVVVDAVAGTTRDAVDELIELGGKTWKFIDTAGIRRRFRALQGADYYATMRTGTALERAEAAVVLMDVSEPLAEQDIRVVEQVVEAGRGLVLAFNKWDILDEERRTYLEKEIDRQLARVSWAPRVNVSAKTGRHMEKLVPAIETSLSGWNQRIPTGQLNNWLKELVAATPPPVRGGKQPKILFATQAGSRPPHFVLFTTGFLEDNYRRFIERRLREDFGFEGSPVHISMRIREKKGGGAQGRASKGSVRPDRKHRRR, from the coding sequence ATCCGCGGGGGTTCCTCCCCGTGGCCAGTACACGGGCGCCGTCGGCGCCCGCGTCGATCCGCGCGACCCGGGACACCGGGGCGGGTCGGCCCTTCGCATCCCCGCGGCACGCATCCTGGGCGCGCGGGGACCCAGAACCGGGAGCAGTACATGAGTGACTTCGACATCTCCGACGTCGTCCACGGGGGGGCGGACGCCGAAGAGCCCGCCACCCTCCCCGTGGTGGCCGTGGTCGGACGCCCCAACGTGGGCAAGTCCAGCCTGGTCAACCGCATCATCGGCCGCCGCGAGGCCGTGGTGGAGGACGTGCCGGGCGTGACCCGCGACCGGGTCGCCTACGACGCCGAGTGGCAGAACACCAGGTTCACCCTGGTCGACACCGGCGGCTGGGAGACCAGCGTCAGCGGTCTGGCCGCCATGGTCGCCCGCCAGGCCGAGTACGCCGCGCAGACCGCGGACGTCATCCTGTTCGTGGTCGACGCCACGGTGGGCGTCACCGACGCCGACGCCGCCGTCACCCGCGTCCTGCGCTCGACCAAGCGCCCCGTGGTGCTGGCCGCCAACAAGGTCGACGGCAGCATGCAGGAGGCCGACGCCCTCGACCTGTGGCAGCTGGGCGTGGGCCAGCCCTTCCCCATCAGCGCCCTGCACGGCCGCGGCACCGGCGACCTGCTGGACGCGCTCGTGGCCGAGTTCCCCGAGCAGCCCCTGGGCGAGGAGGACGACGGCGAGGACGGCCCGCCGCGCATCGCTCTGCTGGGCCGCCCCAACGTGGGCAAGTCCAGCCTGCTCAACCGCCTCGCCGGTGAGGACCGGGTGGTCGTCGACGCTGTGGCGGGCACGACCCGCGACGCGGTGGACGAGCTGATCGAGCTGGGCGGGAAGACCTGGAAGTTCATCGACACCGCCGGTATCCGCCGCCGGTTCCGGGCCCTCCAGGGAGCCGACTACTACGCCACCATGCGCACCGGCACCGCCCTGGAGCGGGCCGAGGCCGCCGTGGTGCTCATGGACGTCAGCGAGCCCCTCGCCGAGCAGGACATCCGGGTCGTCGAGCAGGTCGTGGAGGCGGGCCGCGGCCTGGTCCTGGCCTTCAACAAGTGGGACATCCTGGACGAGGAGCGCCGGACCTACCTGGAGAAGGAGATCGACCGCCAGCTGGCGCGGGTCTCCTGGGCGCCGCGCGTGAACGTCTCGGCCAAGACCGGGCGCCACATGGAGAAGCTGGTCCCGGCGATCGAGACCAGCCTGAGCGGGTGGAACCAGCGCATCCCGACCGGGCAGCTCAACAACTGGCTCAAGGAGCTGGTGGCGGCCACTCCGCCGCCGGTGCGCGGCGGCAAGCAGCCCAAGATCCTGTTCGCGACGCAGGCGGGCTCGCGTCCGCCGCACTTCGTCCTGTTCACCACCGGGTTCCTGGAGGACAACTACCGCCGCTTCATCGAGCGGCGCCTGCGGGAGGACTTCGGCTTCGAGGGCTCCCCGGTGCACATCAGCATGCGCATCCGCGAGAAGAAGGGCGGCGGGGCCCAGGGCCGCGCCTCCAAGGGCAGTGTGCGTCCGGACCGCAAGCACCGCCGCCGGTAG
- a CDS encoding alpha/beta fold hydrolase has protein sequence MTIVFVHGVPETPSLWNPLRALLPEDSVALRLPGFGSPRPAHMRGKEDYAAWLAEELRAVGGPIDLVGHDWGAHLAMRVVSAYDVPVRSWVSDVAHGWHPDYRWHDAATLWQSSPEGEESLAGLRGAAPGSGGTFGDVLQPRGMSPELAREVDRSHDEEMSAAVLALYRSAWPNFHADWGRDFDGPAKAPGLLLAPTGDPMAHPEQDREVARRLGARFQELDGLTHYWMLQDPERGARVLRDFWASPDA, from the coding sequence ATGACCATCGTGTTCGTCCACGGAGTCCCCGAGACGCCCTCGCTCTGGAACCCCCTGCGCGCGCTCCTCCCCGAGGACAGCGTGGCGCTGCGCCTGCCCGGCTTCGGCAGCCCCCGGCCGGCGCACATGCGCGGCAAGGAGGACTACGCGGCCTGGCTGGCCGAGGAGCTGCGCGCCGTCGGCGGGCCGATCGACCTCGTCGGCCACGACTGGGGCGCCCACCTGGCCATGCGCGTGGTCTCCGCCTACGACGTCCCCGTCCGCAGCTGGGTCTCCGACGTCGCCCACGGCTGGCACCCCGACTACCGGTGGCACGACGCGGCCACGCTCTGGCAGAGCAGCCCCGAGGGCGAGGAGTCCCTGGCCGGGCTGCGCGGGGCCGCCCCCGGCAGCGGGGGCACCTTCGGAGACGTCCTCCAGCCCCGCGGCATGAGCCCCGAACTGGCCCGGGAGGTCGACCGAAGCCATGACGAGGAGATGAGCGCGGCCGTCCTGGCGCTCTACCGTTCGGCGTGGCCCAACTTCCACGCCGACTGGGGCCGGGACTTCGACGGCCCCGCCAAGGCGCCCGGGCTCCTGCTCGCCCCGACCGGGGACCCGATGGCACACCCCGAGCAGGACCGGGAGGTGGCCCGCCGCCTGGGCGCCCGGTTCCAGGAGCTGGACGGGCTCACCCACTACTGGATGCTCCAGGACCCCGAGCGGGGCGCCCGCGTACTGCGCGACTTCTGGGCCTCCCCCGACGCCTGA
- a CDS encoding TetR/AcrR family transcriptional regulator, which produces MRADAARNNRRIFEEASRAVAAGETDLTLNALARRAGVGVGTVYRLFPTQRAMLEAVVEDAVAELRRLAAEAEREPDPRGALDGFLRAALDEALARPGLFTVLITLDDERESLRRAKAELVGATSRLLGRAHPRPPLTGENLLKLLCGLIHAVSEHPAERRAAATDAYLSLLRNGLMPEGAA; this is translated from the coding sequence ATGCGGGCGGACGCCGCGCGCAACAACCGCAGGATCTTCGAGGAGGCGAGCCGGGCGGTCGCCGCCGGGGAGACCGACCTCACGCTCAACGCGCTCGCCCGGCGCGCGGGCGTCGGGGTGGGGACGGTCTACCGCCTCTTCCCCACCCAGCGGGCGATGCTGGAGGCCGTGGTGGAGGACGCGGTGGCCGAACTCCGCCGCCTGGCCGCTGAAGCCGAACGCGAACCGGACCCGCGCGGCGCGCTCGACGGCTTCCTCCGGGCTGCCCTGGACGAGGCGCTCGCCCGTCCCGGCCTGTTCACGGTCCTCATCACCCTCGACGACGAGAGGGAGTCCCTGCGGCGGGCCAAGGCCGAACTGGTCGGGGCGACCTCGCGCCTGCTCGGACGCGCCCACCCGCGGCCGCCGCTGACCGGTGAGAACCTGCTGAAACTGCTGTGCGGCCTGATCCACGCGGTCAGCGAGCACCCGGCCGAACGGCGCGCCGCCGCCACCGACGCCTACCTGAGCCTGCTCCGCAACGGCCTCATGCCCGAAGGCGCCGCCTGA